The Achromobacter pestifer genome includes a region encoding these proteins:
- a CDS encoding acylphosphatase → MQDPKADTHIETVHVTITGTVQGVGYRHATVRRAHMLGAKGWVQNLPDGTVEALVQGTTDQVDHMLEWLRRGPPGASVQEITTRREYTDKRYIRFEQL, encoded by the coding sequence ATGCAAGACCCTAAAGCCGATACCCATATCGAGACCGTGCACGTCACGATCACCGGCACCGTGCAGGGAGTGGGCTACCGCCACGCCACGGTCCGGCGCGCGCACATGCTGGGCGCCAAAGGCTGGGTACAGAACCTGCCTGACGGCACTGTCGAAGCCCTGGTACAGGGCACCACCGACCAGGTCGACCACATGCTGGAATGGTTGCGGCGCGGCCCCCCGGGCGCCAGCGTGCAGGAGATCACCACCCGCCGGGAGTACACCGATAAGCGTTACATCCGTTTCGAGCAACTGTGA
- a CDS encoding phytanoyl-CoA dioxygenase family protein produces the protein MEETSLLSEAETARYREEGYLALKDMCPQDEVGYIRRTLLDLFANKTGYNEGAQYDFVSRDDPSKPAKFPSLHDPRHYAPGLLKTEYHERTLELARQLLGPEAALYGEHALLKPGPHGPETPWHQDEAFRSPDFIYNELSIWLALQPATTENGCMQFIPGSNKWEVLEHRSPGGDKTLHPLECCGDFQRDQAVPEPLDPGGITVHDARTLHFTGPNTSQAPRLAYILIYNTPPVYKPGRREFPWLEGRWTDSQTRKKQWHKRGGLAVDVMRRLPGARLTSPRWVAWATIRAVSKVWPR, from the coding sequence ATGGAAGAGACCAGTTTGTTGTCGGAAGCTGAGACAGCGCGCTACAGGGAAGAGGGTTACCTGGCCCTGAAGGACATGTGCCCGCAGGACGAGGTGGGTTACATCCGCAGGACCCTGCTCGACCTGTTTGCGAACAAGACCGGCTACAACGAGGGTGCGCAGTATGACTTTGTGAGCCGCGACGACCCGTCCAAACCCGCCAAGTTTCCCAGCTTGCACGATCCACGCCATTATGCCCCGGGCCTCTTGAAGACCGAGTACCACGAGCGCACCCTGGAACTGGCGCGCCAGCTGCTGGGCCCCGAGGCCGCTCTGTATGGCGAGCACGCCTTGCTCAAGCCTGGACCGCATGGGCCGGAAACGCCATGGCACCAGGATGAGGCTTTCCGCTCGCCGGACTTCATCTACAACGAACTCAGCATCTGGCTGGCGCTGCAGCCGGCCACCACGGAAAACGGCTGCATGCAGTTCATCCCGGGTTCCAACAAATGGGAGGTGCTGGAGCACCGCTCGCCGGGCGGCGACAAGACCCTGCATCCGTTGGAATGCTGCGGCGATTTTCAGCGCGACCAGGCGGTGCCGGAGCCGCTGGACCCGGGCGGCATCACGGTGCACGACGCCCGCACCCTGCACTTCACCGGGCCGAACACCTCGCAGGCGCCGCGCCTGGCCTACATCCTGATCTACAACACGCCGCCGGTCTACAAACCCGGGCGCCGGGAATTCCCATGGTTGGAGGGCCGCTGGACCGACAGCCAGACCCGCAAGAAGCAGTGGCACAAGCGCGGCGGGCTGGCCGTGGACGTGATGCGCCGCCTGCCGGGCGCGCGGTTGACCAGCCCGCGCTGGGTGGCCTGGGCCACGATCCGGGCGGTGTCCAAGGTCTGGCCGCGATAA
- a CDS encoding extracellular solute-binding protein, whose product MTRNKQDEARGQRMGRPLLGAALAALLSAGAAAQQTTLHVGMNGGDMARVFTQHVFPDFERAHNVRIVVEPGMSTEVLARAQADKGKPRLHLMFLDDGIMARAISMGLCAPLNDDPVLKELYPTALKKDRMAAGIDIGMTGLGYNTKVFAERGWAPPTSWMDLADPKYRGQVVVQSASSSTFGLHAFLMINRILGGDDRNYGPGFAQWPAVVGPNVREYLPDSARLADMVQADEAVLFPWTPTAITRLKKRGVHVEYAQPREGSMILMVGECVVAGNSEPELSQKLALYLLSEQAQTKALEMGGHFPSNRNVLAPAGHADALQRFQGYMSNAKIPNWDQINETRPAFNARWNREIGR is encoded by the coding sequence ATGACGCGTAACAAACAAGATGAAGCGCGCGGCCAGCGCATGGGCAGGCCGCTGCTGGGCGCAGCCCTGGCGGCGCTGCTGTCTGCCGGGGCCGCCGCGCAGCAGACGACGCTGCACGTCGGCATGAATGGCGGTGACATGGCGCGCGTGTTCACACAGCACGTGTTCCCGGATTTCGAGCGCGCCCACAACGTCAGGATCGTGGTCGAGCCGGGCATGTCGACCGAGGTGCTGGCGCGGGCCCAGGCCGACAAGGGCAAGCCGCGGCTGCACCTCATGTTCCTCGATGACGGCATCATGGCGCGCGCGATTTCCATGGGATTGTGCGCGCCGCTCAACGACGATCCGGTGCTGAAGGAACTGTATCCCACGGCGCTGAAGAAGGACCGCATGGCCGCGGGCATCGACATCGGCATGACCGGCCTGGGCTACAACACCAAGGTGTTCGCCGAGCGGGGTTGGGCGCCGCCGACGTCGTGGATGGACCTGGCGGACCCGAAGTACAGGGGCCAGGTCGTGGTCCAGTCGGCTTCGAGCAGCACCTTTGGCCTGCACGCGTTCCTGATGATCAACCGCATCCTGGGCGGCGACGATCGGAACTACGGACCGGGCTTTGCGCAGTGGCCGGCGGTGGTCGGCCCGAACGTGCGTGAATACCTGCCGGATTCGGCGCGTTTGGCCGACATGGTGCAGGCCGACGAGGCGGTGCTGTTTCCCTGGACGCCCACGGCCATCACCCGCCTGAAGAAGCGCGGCGTGCATGTGGAGTACGCGCAGCCGCGCGAGGGCTCGATGATCCTGATGGTGGGCGAGTGCGTGGTCGCCGGCAACAGCGAGCCGGAGCTGTCGCAGAAGCTGGCGCTGTACCTGCTGTCGGAACAGGCGCAGACCAAGGCGCTGGAAATGGGCGGGCACTTCCCGTCCAACCGCAACGTGCTGGCGCCTGCGGGCCATGCGGACGCATTGCAGCGCTTCCAGGGCTATATGTCGAACGCAAAGATACCGAACTGGGACCAGATCAACGAGACCCGGCCTGCCTTCAACGCCCGCTGGAACCGGGAAATCGGACGCTGA
- a CDS encoding EamA family transporter has protein sequence MTTTHLSRKDYLCALAVVVIWGTNFVAMKVGMRGLSPMLLGALRFALAAFPLILFVRAPKLPWRWVAAYGLVQGLGQFGLLFTALKFGMPAGMASLVIQTQAFFTLLLAAPLLHERAQRHHWIGLGVAALGLAVIAGGRGEGPGQMTMLGFALTLGGAFMWAVSNIIVRLASRKSPGYDPFAFIAWSSAAPVLPFLLLAVLIDGWEPVVGMITGMGWGEILSVLYLAVLATLVAYTLWTQLLTRHPAAKIAPFSLLVPVVGLWAASMAFGERLEPLQWLGVAGVLAGLLFNQLGGRWLRTR, from the coding sequence ATGACCACGACCCATCTTTCCCGAAAAGACTATCTCTGCGCACTGGCGGTCGTGGTCATCTGGGGCACCAACTTCGTCGCCATGAAGGTCGGCATGCGGGGCCTCTCGCCCATGCTGCTGGGCGCCCTGCGTTTCGCGCTGGCGGCCTTTCCCCTGATCCTCTTCGTGCGCGCGCCCAAGCTGCCCTGGCGCTGGGTCGCGGCGTATGGACTGGTGCAGGGCCTGGGCCAGTTCGGGCTGCTGTTCACCGCCTTGAAGTTCGGCATGCCGGCCGGCATGGCTTCGCTGGTGATCCAGACACAGGCCTTCTTCACGCTGCTGCTGGCCGCGCCCTTGCTGCATGAGCGCGCGCAGCGCCATCACTGGATCGGGCTGGGCGTGGCGGCGCTGGGGCTGGCGGTGATTGCCGGCGGCCGCGGCGAAGGGCCAGGCCAGATGACCATGCTGGGCTTCGCGCTGACGCTGGGCGGTGCGTTCATGTGGGCCGTGTCCAACATCATCGTGCGGCTGGCCAGCCGCAAGTCGCCCGGTTACGACCCGTTTGCCTTCATTGCCTGGAGCAGCGCCGCGCCGGTGCTGCCATTCCTGCTGCTGGCCGTGCTGATCGACGGTTGGGAACCGGTGGTGGGCATGATCACCGGCATGGGCTGGGGCGAGATCCTGTCAGTGCTGTACCTGGCGGTGCTGGCCACCTTGGTTGCCTATACCTTGTGGACGCAGTTGCTGACGCGCCACCCGGCCGCCAAGATCGCGCCGTTCTCGCTGCTGGTTCCCGTGGTGGGGTTGTGGGCCGCGTCCATGGCCTTCGGCGAACGCCTGGAGCCGCTGCAATGGCTGGGCGTGGCCGGCGTGCTGGCCGGCCTGCTTTTCAATCAGCTGGGCGGCCGCTGGCTGCGCACGCGCTGA
- a CDS encoding ABC transporter permease codes for MKLILERRPEPSRLALALAPFAAIAFTLAVCTLLVAWAGAPVGRTYALLFEGAFGSRFALSETLTRATPLMLTGLACAVAFRARFYNIGAEGQLYLGALAAVAVGGLHDGTGFDLPVPALFAGMMLAAALAGALLLLIPAILKTRLGVDEVVTTLLGNFIVLLFVSMMLDGPMKDPMAMGWPQSVALNGDLELGKLIERTRAHTGLLWAAGLALGLWLLNRYTVFGFQMRAVGANAHASRFLGLPVNRVMLGTAMLSGALAGLAGAIEVAGRTGYVTLDMSPGYGYTGVVVAMLAGLHPLGVILASLFVAGMLVGADSMSRAIAVPNYIADVIVATSLLAMLVATLFAQYRLRRNRA; via the coding sequence ATGAAACTGATCCTGGAACGCCGCCCGGAGCCCAGCCGCCTGGCGCTGGCCCTCGCGCCCTTCGCGGCCATCGCCTTCACGCTGGCGGTCTGCACCCTGCTGGTGGCCTGGGCCGGCGCCCCCGTGGGGCGCACCTATGCCTTGCTGTTCGAAGGCGCCTTCGGCTCGCGCTTCGCGCTGTCTGAAACGCTGACCCGCGCCACTCCGCTGATGCTGACCGGCCTGGCCTGTGCGGTGGCATTCCGCGCCCGCTTCTACAACATCGGCGCCGAAGGCCAGCTGTACCTGGGCGCGCTGGCCGCGGTGGCGGTGGGCGGCCTGCACGACGGCACCGGCTTCGACCTGCCCGTGCCCGCGCTGTTTGCCGGCATGATGCTGGCGGCGGCTCTGGCCGGCGCCTTGCTGCTGCTGATTCCCGCCATCCTCAAGACCCGCCTGGGCGTGGATGAAGTGGTGACCACGCTGCTGGGCAACTTCATCGTGCTGCTGTTCGTGTCGATGATGCTGGACGGCCCCATGAAGGACCCCATGGCCATGGGCTGGCCGCAGTCCGTGGCGCTCAACGGCGACCTGGAACTCGGCAAGCTGATCGAGCGCACCCGCGCCCACACCGGCCTGCTGTGGGCCGCCGGCCTGGCGCTGGGGCTGTGGCTGCTGAACCGCTACACCGTGTTCGGCTTCCAGATGCGCGCGGTCGGCGCCAATGCGCACGCCTCGCGCTTCCTGGGACTGCCGGTGAACCGCGTGATGCTGGGCACCGCCATGCTGTCGGGCGCGCTGGCCGGCCTGGCGGGCGCGATCGAAGTGGCGGGCCGCACCGGCTACGTCACGCTCGACATGTCGCCGGGCTATGGCTACACCGGCGTGGTGGTCGCCATGCTGGCCGGCCTGCACCCGCTGGGCGTGATCCTGGCCAGCCTGTTCGTGGCCGGCATGCTGGTGGGCGCGGACAGCATGAGCCGCGCCATCGCGGTGCCGAACTATATCGCCGACGTCATTGTCGCCACTTCGTTGCTCGCCATGCTGGTCGCGACGCTATTTGCGCAGTACCGCCTGCGCCGCAACCGGGCCTGA
- a CDS encoding alpha-hydroxy acid oxidase, with protein MTANLSTITCIEDLRAIAQKRVPRMFYDYADSGAWTEGTYRANESDFQKIKLRQRVAVNMEGRSLRTTMVGQDVVMPLAISPTGLTGMQHADGEILAAKAAADFGVPFTLSTMSICSLEDVAEATKKPFWFQLYVMRDREFVADLIDRAKAAGCSALVLTLDLQILGQRHKDIKNGLSTPPKPTLRNLINLATKPRWCMGMLGTKRRTFGNIVGHAKGVSDLSSLSSWTAEQFDPRLSWDDVEWIKQRWGGKLIIKGILDVEDAQLAANSGADALIVSNHGGRQLDGAMSSIAALPSIADAVGSKIEVWMDGGVRSGQDILKAVALGARGAMIGRAFLYGLGAHGQAGVTRVLEILYKEMDTTMALCGRRSIEPGDRSILLPGTYPN; from the coding sequence ATGACCGCTAACCTTTCTACGATCACCTGCATCGAAGATCTGCGCGCCATTGCGCAGAAGCGCGTGCCGCGCATGTTCTACGACTACGCGGATTCCGGCGCCTGGACCGAAGGCACTTATCGCGCCAACGAAAGCGATTTCCAGAAGATCAAGCTGCGCCAGCGCGTGGCGGTGAACATGGAAGGCCGGTCGCTGCGCACCACCATGGTGGGCCAGGATGTCGTCATGCCGCTGGCGATTTCGCCCACCGGCCTGACCGGCATGCAGCACGCGGACGGAGAAATCCTGGCGGCCAAGGCGGCGGCGGACTTCGGCGTGCCTTTCACCCTGTCCACCATGAGCATCTGCTCGCTGGAAGACGTGGCCGAAGCGACCAAAAAGCCCTTCTGGTTCCAGCTCTATGTGATGCGCGACCGCGAATTCGTCGCCGATCTGATCGACCGTGCCAAGGCCGCCGGCTGCTCGGCGCTGGTGCTGACGCTGGACCTGCAGATCCTGGGCCAGCGCCACAAGGACATCAAGAACGGCCTCTCTACCCCGCCCAAGCCCACCCTGCGCAATCTCATCAACCTGGCCACCAAGCCGCGCTGGTGCATGGGCATGCTGGGCACCAAGCGTCGCACCTTCGGCAACATCGTCGGCCACGCCAAGGGCGTGAGCGACCTGTCCTCGCTGTCGTCGTGGACCGCCGAACAGTTCGACCCGCGCCTGAGCTGGGACGATGTGGAATGGATCAAGCAGCGCTGGGGCGGCAAGCTCATCATCAAGGGCATCCTGGACGTCGAGGATGCGCAATTGGCCGCTAATAGCGGCGCCGACGCGCTCATCGTCAGCAATCACGGCGGACGCCAATTGGATGGCGCCATGTCGTCCATCGCTGCCCTGCCCTCGATCGCCGATGCGGTCGGATCCAAGATCGAAGTGTGGATGGACGGCGGCGTGCGTTCAGGCCAGGACATCCTGAAGGCCGTGGCGCTGGGCGCGCGCGGCGCCATGATAGGCCGCGCCTTCCTCTACGGCCTGGGCGCCCATGGCCAGGCCGGCGTGACCCGCGTGCTGGAGATCCTGTACAAGGAAATGGATACGACGATGGCGCTGTGCGGCCGTCGTTCGATCGAGCCCGGCGACCGCAGCATCCTGCTGCCCGGCACCTATCCGAACTGA
- a CDS encoding AraC family transcriptional regulator has product MKPTTLNQYGQRLEPVLRWLASHPDADPDLYRLAELACLSPYHFHRVYRAMMGETVNATVQRIRMHRAAVALGNSEASLREVAQRAGYESDAAFNRAFGATFGISPGRYRDARSRPFDPQELGMYPIKIETFPGATLAALSHRGSYQEIGPLFSRAFMLAVSRGLAQPDSIGYGVYFDDPEQVPASQLRSMAGMSVAPDADLGGELERFEIPQGRCAILTYTGPYNEMDKPYNWMFSQWLPASGEVPADFPMFEQYLNDPRTTPPAQLQTRICLPLK; this is encoded by the coding sequence ATGAAGCCCACAACCCTGAACCAGTACGGCCAGCGCCTGGAGCCCGTCCTGCGCTGGCTGGCCAGCCACCCCGACGCCGACCCGGACCTGTACCGGCTGGCCGAGCTGGCCTGCCTGTCGCCGTACCACTTCCATCGCGTTTATCGCGCCATGATGGGCGAGACGGTCAACGCCACCGTGCAGCGCATCCGCATGCACCGCGCGGCGGTGGCGCTGGGGAATTCCGAGGCTTCCTTGCGCGAGGTGGCGCAGCGCGCCGGCTATGAGTCGGACGCGGCGTTCAACCGGGCATTCGGCGCGACCTTCGGCATATCGCCGGGGCGCTACCGGGATGCCCGCTCCCGTCCCTTCGACCCACAGGAGCTAGGCATGTATCCCATCAAGATCGAGACCTTTCCCGGCGCGACGCTGGCGGCTCTGTCGCATCGCGGCAGCTATCAGGAGATCGGCCCGCTGTTTTCACGCGCCTTCATGCTGGCCGTGAGCCGCGGCCTCGCGCAGCCGGATTCCATCGGCTATGGCGTGTACTTCGACGATCCGGAGCAGGTGCCGGCGAGCCAGCTGCGCTCCATGGCCGGCATGTCGGTGGCGCCCGATGCCGACCTGGGCGGCGAGCTGGAACGCTTCGAGATTCCGCAAGGCCGTTGCGCCATCCTGACCTACACCGGGCCCTACAACGAGATGGACAAGCCCTATAACTGGATGTTCTCGCAATGGCTGCCAGCCAGCGGCGAGGTGCCGGCGGACTTCCCCATGTTCGAGCAGTACCTGAACGATCCGCGCACCACGCCGCCGGCGCAATTGCAGACGCGTATCTGCCTGCCGTTGAAATAG
- a CDS encoding amidohydrolase family protein codes for MLDLILRHCTLPDGRQNIDIGIARGRIVALEPALKAEAAQTVDAAGQLVAPPFVDAHFHMDSTLSFGLPRVNQSGTLLEGIALWGELKPLLTQEALVERALAYCDWAVARGLLAIRSHVDVCDPRLLATEALLHVREKVKPYLDLQLVAFPQDGVLRAPGALDNLKRALDMGVDVVGGIPHFERTMQDGAESVRILCELAAERGLRVDMHCDESDDPLSRHIETLAYHTQRLGLQGRVTGSHLTSMHSMDNYYVSKLIPLIREAGVAAIANPLINITLQGRHDTYPKRRGMTRVPELLAAGVPVAFGHDCVMDPWYSLGSGDMLEVAHMGLHVAQMTGQDAMRACFEAVTTTPAKILGLDETGLAVGKRADLVLLQARDAVEALRLRATRLMVLRAGQVVATTPPATATLNLPGRPAEVSFQTPAR; via the coding sequence ATGCTCGACCTGATACTCAGACACTGCACGCTGCCTGATGGCCGCCAGAACATCGACATCGGCATCGCCCGCGGCCGCATCGTGGCCTTGGAGCCGGCGCTGAAGGCCGAGGCCGCGCAGACCGTGGACGCGGCCGGCCAGTTGGTGGCGCCGCCCTTCGTCGACGCGCACTTCCACATGGACTCGACGCTGTCTTTCGGCCTGCCGCGCGTGAACCAGTCCGGCACGCTGCTGGAAGGCATCGCGCTGTGGGGCGAGCTCAAGCCGCTGCTGACGCAGGAAGCGCTGGTCGAGCGCGCGCTGGCCTATTGCGACTGGGCCGTGGCACGCGGCCTGCTGGCCATCCGTTCGCATGTGGACGTGTGCGACCCGCGCCTCTTGGCCACGGAAGCGCTGCTGCACGTGCGCGAGAAGGTCAAACCCTACCTGGACCTGCAGCTGGTGGCCTTCCCGCAGGACGGCGTGTTGCGCGCCCCCGGCGCCCTGGACAACCTCAAGCGCGCGCTGGACATGGGCGTGGACGTGGTGGGCGGCATTCCGCACTTCGAGCGCACCATGCAGGACGGCGCGGAATCGGTGCGCATCCTCTGTGAACTGGCGGCCGAGCGCGGACTGCGCGTGGACATGCACTGCGATGAAAGCGACGATCCGCTGTCGCGCCACATCGAGACGCTGGCGTACCACACGCAACGCCTGGGCCTGCAAGGCCGCGTGACGGGTTCGCACCTGACGTCCATGCACTCCATGGACAACTACTACGTCTCCAAGCTGATCCCGCTGATACGGGAAGCCGGCGTGGCCGCCATCGCCAACCCGCTGATCAACATCACGCTGCAAGGCCGCCACGACACCTATCCGAAGCGCCGCGGCATGACGCGCGTGCCCGAGCTGCTGGCCGCCGGCGTGCCCGTGGCCTTCGGCCATGACTGCGTGATGGACCCTTGGTACAGCCTGGGTTCGGGCGACATGCTGGAAGTGGCCCACATGGGCCTGCATGTGGCCCAGATGACGGGCCAGGACGCCATGCGCGCCTGTTTCGAAGCCGTCACCACCACGCCGGCCAAGATCCTGGGCCTGGACGAAACCGGCCTGGCGGTCGGCAAGCGCGCGGACCTGGTGCTGCTGCAGGCACGCGACGCGGTCGAGGCGCTGCGCCTGCGCGCCACCCGCCTGATGGTGCTGCGCGCCGGCCAGGTGGTGGCGACCACGCCGCCCGCCACCGCGACCCTGAACCTGCCGGGCCGCCCGGCCGAAGTCAGCTTCCAGACGCCGGCACGCTGA
- a CDS encoding ABC transporter permease, translating into MEWMDLMSSSAFWVAVLRLATPLILGTLGVLLCERAGVLNLGIEGIMAAGAFTGWLVVYLGAPLYVGVLAAAFAGAVFGLLHAVLTVPLGLSQHVSGLGVTLLATSLSYFAYRVTFPSVNTPPTITPFAEMKFLDGIPFIGPVLAGQTPMTLLALAAVPILAWVLNRTPVGLAIRMVGENPAAAEGQGLSVTRLRMGAIVAGSALMGVAGSFLTLAAFNAFFFNMVNGRGWVCVALVVFASWRPGKALLGALIFAFFDALQLRMQQGAAALPGLPELPYQVYLMLPYVLSILALVVMARRAAYPQALMKPYRKGER; encoded by the coding sequence ATGGAATGGATGGATCTGATGAGTTCCTCGGCGTTCTGGGTGGCGGTGCTGCGCCTGGCGACGCCGCTGATACTGGGCACGCTGGGCGTGCTGCTGTGCGAACGCGCGGGCGTGCTGAACCTGGGCATCGAAGGCATCATGGCCGCTGGCGCCTTCACCGGCTGGCTGGTGGTGTACCTGGGCGCGCCGCTGTATGTGGGCGTGCTGGCAGCCGCTTTTGCGGGCGCGGTGTTCGGACTGCTGCACGCGGTGCTGACCGTGCCGCTGGGGCTGTCGCAACACGTGTCCGGCCTGGGCGTGACGCTGCTGGCCACCAGCCTGAGCTACTTCGCCTACCGCGTCACCTTCCCGAGCGTAAACACGCCGCCCACGATCACGCCGTTTGCAGAGATGAAGTTCCTGGACGGCATCCCGTTCATCGGCCCCGTGCTGGCGGGACAGACGCCCATGACCTTGCTGGCCTTGGCCGCGGTTCCCATACTGGCCTGGGTGCTGAACCGCACGCCGGTCGGCCTGGCGATCCGCATGGTGGGCGAGAACCCAGCCGCGGCCGAAGGGCAGGGCCTGTCGGTCACGCGCCTGCGCATGGGCGCCATCGTGGCCGGCTCCGCGCTGATGGGCGTGGCCGGCAGCTTCCTGACGCTGGCGGCGTTCAACGCCTTCTTCTTCAATATGGTCAACGGCCGCGGCTGGGTCTGCGTGGCGCTGGTCGTGTTTGCATCCTGGCGGCCCGGCAAGGCCTTGCTGGGCGCGCTGATCTTCGCTTTCTTCGACGCGCTGCAATTGCGCATGCAACAGGGCGCCGCGGCCTTGCCCGGCCTGCCGGAGCTGCCGTACCAGGTCTATCTGATGCTGCCCTATGTCCTGTCCATCCTTGCCCTGGTGGTGATGGCGCGCCGCGCCGCCTACCCGCAAGCACTGATGAAGCCCTACCGTAAAGGAGAGCGCTGA